The window GGCTTCTAATACATCTACTACAATACTATTTCCTGCTTGTTTATATAGTATTGATGATGTTTTATTTTCTTTTTCTGGATATATCTCTCTTAATTTATTAAAATCATCATCTGAAAATCCCATTAATCTAAAACATTCTCTTTCAGTTAGATATCTATACTTGCCATTTTTTAAATCAACGATGCCAGCATTTGGTATTCTCATCTGTTTTGTTGATATTGTGTAACAAAATTCTTGAACTATGTTTAATCTTCCTTTGAATTTTTTATTTGATTTATCATCTTGTATATATTTTAACATTGACGCTTGTTTTACTATATACTTATCACTACAATCAACTTCTAAAAATTCGTTGATAGCTTTCTTCTCTTTTTTCTCTAAGTGATTAAAGTCAAAATTGTTTTCTCCTAGATAACTTATCGCAAATATTCTTTCTCTATTTTGTGGTATTCCAAAATCTTTTGCATTTAGTAATTGATATTTTGTTTCATAACCAAGTCTATTCATTTCAGCAAGATAATAAAAAAAGGCAGCCCTCATATTTTTATCAAGGACGCCTTTAACATTCTCCCATATCACCCACTTAGGTTTATGTTTTGCATGTTCAATAATTCTTATTGTTTCAAAAAGCAAACTAGATCTTGTGCCACTTCCTTTTTCTCCACCTTTTTGTAGTCCAACTCTACTAAAATCTTGACATGGACTACCGTGCATTAAAATATCTATTTTTTCATTAGGTAATTCATAATCAATCACTGATTTAGGTTGATAATTTTCTTGATAAAGTTTGTTGTAGCTTTTTACACAATTTTTATCTATCTCCACATAGTCAATCACTTTATAAGGAATTTGAAGATTAATAATAGCTTTTCTAACTGCACCAATACCTCCAAATAATTCTACAATTTTTAATATTTTGATTATTATCACCTCCAAACAAAAAGGCGACTAAGTTCTTATACTTACTCGCTTTTCTTTTTTACTATTTCATATAATTGTATTGTTGATTTTATAGTGTCTTCTATTTCTTTTAAAAATTCTTGTTCACTAAACTTCCCAATAGAAATATCGTACAATTTCATTTCCCAAATAGCTGTTGTATTAGCATTCTTTAAAAAATCTGCAACTATTGTAATTAATTGTATGCCTTTTTCTGTTACTAGAAGATTTTTCTTTTCACGAATTATAAAACCCTTCAAGATTAATGTTTCAATTATTCCCGCTCTAGTAGCAGGTGTGCCTAGTCCTTTTCGCTCTACCTCAACCTCTTTATCAATAAATTCAGTTCCAGCAATCTCCATCGCCTTTAAAATACTTTCTTCAGTGTAATGCTTAGGCGGACTAGTAAACTTCTCTTTTATTTCCTTATTTATAACTTCAAAAGTATCCCCTACATTTACATCATGTAAAATTTCT of the Gemella sp. zg-570 genome contains:
- a CDS encoding DNA cytosine methyltransferase; amino-acid sequence: MKILKIVELFGGIGAVRKAIINLQIPYKVIDYVEIDKNCVKSYNKLYQENYQPKSVIDYELPNEKIDILMHGSPCQDFSRVGLQKGGEKGSGTRSSLLFETIRIIEHAKHKPKWVIWENVKGVLDKNMRAAFFYYLAEMNRLGYETKYQLLNAKDFGIPQNRERIFAISYLGENNFDFNHLEKKEKKAINEFLEVDCSDKYIVKQASMLKYIQDDKSNKKFKGRLNIVQEFCYTISTKQMRIPNAGIVDLKNGKYRYLTERECFRLMGFSDDDFNKLREIYPEKENKTSSILYKQAGNSIVVDVLEAILKEIFKNKIQLLE